Proteins from a genomic interval of Streptomyces sp. NBC_01445:
- a CDS encoding IS4 family transposase — MSEQSAMTSFVRTITVARGVFAPGHLGELTQYLPFELVDDVLARSRAVQGRLRLLPSRVGVYFVLALAVFPAVGYLGVWGKLVAGLGPLAPVRPCEKALRDLRRRIGAAPLQMLFETVAGPIAQPRTPGVCYRKWRTVAFDGCSSLRAPDQPRVRAWLGKIVRHHHGPEGYPHLRLMALCETGTRGLLGAVFGPTNKGETHYARRLLPLLNATMLLLADRAFAGNDFLIDTADTGAQLLVRLNSRRRPTVFTALPDGSFLTRFQDRTFRIINVDITATCDDGTRISDHYMLITTLLDHRTDPAERLARLYHERWEVESAFLALRHTLLTGRVLRSCDVCGLEQELWAWLTVHQVLRRAMCDAAESRPGTDPDRASFTIALQAAADQIVDACGITGDDSDGGGIARAVLAGLLPARRPRISARKVKCPMSRYGTTQNETRPLSSHSFNRLDITVLAATEQPTALPPSPANTDRRSHVFRLLAAADPGQDWTPRQIADALKIDHIRSLSAQMGQWITQKFLIRSGHGRYRLHPQWVKTPQPPAGSRDSTATIPA; from the coding sequence TTGTCCGAGCAGTCTGCCATGACCAGTTTCGTCCGCACCATCACCGTGGCGAGGGGCGTCTTCGCACCGGGGCATCTCGGGGAGTTGACGCAGTATCTGCCCTTCGAGCTGGTCGATGACGTGCTGGCGAGATCGCGGGCTGTCCAGGGCAGGTTGCGTCTACTGCCTTCCCGCGTGGGGGTGTACTTCGTGCTGGCCCTGGCCGTCTTCCCGGCCGTCGGCTACCTCGGGGTGTGGGGCAAACTGGTCGCCGGGCTGGGCCCGCTGGCTCCGGTCCGGCCTTGTGAAAAGGCCCTGCGTGACCTGCGCCGCAGGATCGGAGCCGCGCCGCTGCAGATGCTGTTCGAGACCGTGGCCGGCCCGATCGCCCAGCCCCGCACCCCCGGGGTGTGCTACCGGAAATGGCGCACGGTCGCCTTCGACGGCTGCAGCTCGCTGCGGGCCCCCGACCAGCCCCGCGTCCGTGCCTGGCTGGGCAAGATCGTGCGCCACCACCACGGCCCGGAGGGCTACCCGCACCTGCGACTGATGGCCCTGTGTGAGACCGGCACCCGCGGCCTGCTCGGCGCCGTCTTCGGCCCCACCAACAAGGGCGAGACCCACTACGCGCGCCGACTCCTTCCCCTGCTGAACGCCACGATGCTGCTGCTTGCCGACCGCGCCTTCGCCGGGAACGACTTCCTCATCGACACCGCCGACACCGGCGCCCAACTGCTGGTCCGGCTCAACTCCCGCCGTCGGCCGACCGTCTTCACCGCGCTGCCCGACGGCTCGTTCCTGACCCGGTTCCAGGACCGGACGTTCCGCATCATCAACGTCGACATCACTGCCACCTGTGACGACGGCACCCGGATCAGCGACCACTACATGCTGATCACCACTCTGCTCGACCACCGCACCGACCCCGCTGAGCGACTGGCCCGCCTCTATCACGAGCGCTGGGAGGTCGAGTCGGCCTTCCTCGCCCTGCGGCACACCCTGCTCACTGGCCGAGTCTTGCGCTCCTGCGACGTTTGCGGTCTGGAACAGGAACTGTGGGCCTGGCTCACCGTCCACCAGGTCCTGCGTCGAGCGATGTGCGACGCGGCCGAGTCCCGCCCGGGCACCGACCCCGACCGGGCCAGCTTCACCATCGCCCTGCAGGCCGCCGCCGACCAGATCGTCGACGCTTGCGGCATCACCGGCGACGACAGCGACGGCGGCGGCATCGCCCGGGCTGTCCTGGCCGGGCTGCTGCCGGCCCGCCGACCCCGGATCAGTGCCCGCAAGGTGAAGTGTCCGATGTCCCGCTACGGCACCACACAGAACGAGACCCGCCCACTGAGCAGCCATTCCTTCAACCGCCTGGACATCACCGTCCTCGCCGCCACCGAGCAGCCCACAGCCCTGCCACCGTCACCGGCGAACACCGATCGACGCTCCCACGTCTTCCGACTCCTGGCGGCAGCCGATCCCGGCCAGGACTGGACTCCCCGGCAGATCGCTGACGCCCTCAAAATCGACCACATCCGCAGCCTCTCGGCGCAGATGGGGCAATGGATCACGCAGAAGTTCCTCATCAGGTCAGGTCATGGCCGCTACCGACTCCATCCCCAATGGGTCAAGACACCCCAGCCACCAGCGGGTTCACGGGACTCGACAGCTACCATCCCGGCTTAA